From the Solibacillus sp. FSL R5-0449 genome, one window contains:
- the cbpA gene encoding cyclic di-AMP binding protein CbpA, whose product MLVKQRYIKKKDVSFVKETDAIKDVLGQLNDNGYRCIPVLDEAGEKFVGNIYKVELLEYKLKDGDTKAPVKALTEEPDAFVHENSSFFEVFHSIKQLPYLAVVDTKGNFAGILPHSKVFELLEEAWGYRTGSCAITIALPDTDGILIRVLTAVKKVWPLHCVFSLDDDTTYLRRVVITLAKGAKQSTVDELEAAILKQGARIIDLEVFDKENF is encoded by the coding sequence ATGTTAGTGAAACAAAGATATATAAAGAAGAAAGATGTAAGTTTTGTAAAAGAGACGGATGCCATTAAAGACGTACTCGGTCAGCTAAATGACAATGGTTATAGATGCATCCCGGTATTGGATGAAGCGGGTGAAAAATTCGTCGGAAATATTTATAAAGTCGAGTTACTCGAGTATAAGTTAAAAGATGGCGACACGAAAGCACCTGTTAAAGCACTTACTGAAGAACCGGATGCATTTGTACACGAAAACAGTTCTTTTTTTGAAGTGTTCCATTCAATTAAACAATTGCCTTATTTGGCGGTTGTAGATACGAAAGGGAACTTTGCCGGCATATTACCTCATTCAAAAGTATTTGAGCTGCTGGAAGAAGCGTGGGGCTACCGTACAGGAAGCTGTGCGATCACAATTGCATTGCCGGACACGGACGGTATTTTAATCAGAGTACTGACGGCAGTAAAAAAGGTATGGCCGCTGCATTGTGTGTTCTCTCTTGATGATGATACGACTTATTTGCGCCGAGTGGTTATTACTCTGGCAAAAGGTGCGAAACAATCAACAGTGGACGAGCTGGAAGCCGCCATCTTAAAACAAGGTGCCCGTATAATTGATTTGGAAGTATTTGATAAAGAAAACTTTTAG
- the metE gene encoding 5-methyltetrahydropteroyltriglutamate--homocysteine S-methyltransferase, with the protein MKTAVIGYPYIGQNREWKRITEAFWKEQLSLESYEQEMKNLRIAQLQQQQDLGLDILTVGDFTYYDRMLDLAVMFNMIPSRYDHLSLQHHLTAYFAMARGAENVVACEMTKWFNTNYHYIVPEYEGQQLALQHNVYAQYIQEAIEAFGTIPRVTIIGPFTFYKLTKGVGDAQKQHYIQQLVNVYKELLQSLEASGATSIQLEEPSLTKDLTSEDIALVQHFYHQVLKGLTVEMICTTYFEALSDYETIIKLPVDGFGLDFVHGKIENIASLKKFAFPKDKVLYAGIINGRDIWRAELQKQLALVAEIRSYVPFSPIHLQTSCSLQHVPVTTAGEDGIVPELLNALAFANEKITELQMIKGKILHLEFPHNKAFLESEKAIRTLALHESRQKEAIHAQVNALTPEAFKRAENYNKRSKLQRAFLQLPDYPTTTIGSFPQSAEVKKNRSLWRKGEITTIEYEAFNANETARWISIQEELGLDVLVHGEFERTDMVEFFGEKLNGFAFTKNGWVVSYGSRCVKPPLIYGDVEWKEPMTVKEVSAAQSLTEKPVKGMLTGPVTILNWSFVRDDLARSEVAYQIGLALREEVRALENAGINIIQVDEPALKEGMPIRKSLHKSYIDASVAAFKLATSGVRETTQIHTHMCYCEFNDFIDVIESLDADVISIETSRSHGELIKVLKETPYGLGIGLGVYDIHSPRIPTVEEMATIIENSKKVIAKEQFWINPDCGLKTRTEQETIASLKNMVAAKERLKQLN; encoded by the coding sequence ATGAAAACAGCAGTAATTGGCTACCCTTATATTGGACAGAATCGTGAATGGAAGCGTATAACAGAGGCATTTTGGAAAGAACAATTATCTTTGGAAAGTTATGAACAGGAAATGAAAAACTTACGTATCGCTCAACTTCAGCAGCAACAGGATTTGGGGCTGGATATTTTAACAGTAGGAGATTTTACATATTATGACCGCATGCTTGACTTAGCCGTTATGTTTAATATGATTCCATCTAGATACGACCACCTTTCCCTGCAGCATCATTTAACAGCGTATTTTGCAATGGCGCGCGGTGCTGAAAATGTGGTGGCATGTGAAATGACGAAATGGTTCAATACGAATTATCACTATATTGTACCGGAATACGAGGGACAGCAACTGGCATTGCAACACAATGTTTACGCGCAATATATTCAGGAGGCAATCGAAGCATTCGGCACAATCCCTCGTGTGACTATTATCGGTCCTTTTACCTTTTATAAACTTACAAAAGGTGTAGGTGACGCACAAAAACAACACTATATTCAGCAGCTGGTAAATGTGTATAAAGAGTTGCTTCAGTCGTTGGAAGCAAGCGGTGCAACTTCGATCCAGCTTGAAGAACCAAGCCTTACAAAAGACCTTACTTCCGAAGATATTGCATTAGTTCAGCATTTCTATCATCAAGTATTAAAAGGACTGACTGTTGAAATGATCTGCACAACATATTTTGAAGCGTTATCCGACTATGAAACAATTATTAAATTGCCTGTTGATGGCTTTGGACTGGACTTTGTTCATGGAAAAATTGAAAATATAGCATCGTTAAAAAAATTTGCTTTCCCAAAAGATAAAGTTTTATATGCCGGAATTATTAATGGTCGGGATATATGGAGAGCCGAGTTGCAGAAGCAGTTGGCGCTAGTCGCGGAAATACGATCCTATGTACCATTTTCACCAATACATCTACAAACCTCGTGTAGCCTTCAGCATGTGCCAGTTACAACAGCGGGAGAGGATGGCATTGTGCCAGAGCTGCTAAATGCTTTAGCATTCGCAAATGAAAAAATAACGGAACTGCAAATGATTAAAGGGAAGATACTTCACCTGGAATTTCCTCATAATAAGGCTTTTTTAGAAAGCGAAAAAGCAATTCGCACTTTGGCGCTGCATGAATCAAGACAAAAGGAAGCTATACATGCACAAGTAAACGCATTAACACCGGAAGCATTTAAACGAGCAGAGAACTATAACAAGCGTAGTAAGCTACAACGTGCCTTTTTACAGTTACCTGACTATCCTACAACAACAATCGGGAGTTTCCCGCAATCCGCAGAAGTTAAGAAAAACCGTAGTTTATGGCGTAAAGGAGAAATTACAACAATAGAGTATGAAGCATTCAACGCGAACGAAACCGCACGTTGGATTTCGATTCAGGAGGAACTTGGTCTAGATGTTCTCGTCCATGGGGAATTTGAGCGAACAGACATGGTCGAATTTTTTGGTGAAAAATTAAATGGCTTTGCGTTTACGAAAAACGGATGGGTAGTTTCGTACGGATCGCGCTGTGTAAAACCGCCACTTATTTACGGAGATGTTGAATGGAAAGAACCGATGACAGTAAAGGAAGTAAGTGCAGCACAATCACTTACGGAAAAGCCGGTCAAAGGGATGTTGACGGGACCCGTTACCATATTGAACTGGTCATTTGTAAGAGATGATTTAGCACGCTCAGAAGTAGCTTATCAAATCGGTTTGGCACTGAGAGAAGAAGTAAGGGCACTTGAAAATGCGGGAATCAATATAATTCAAGTAGACGAACCTGCCTTGAAAGAAGGTATGCCAATACGTAAAAGTCTGCATAAGTCTTATATCGATGCGAGTGTAGCTGCATTTAAATTAGCGACAAGCGGTGTGCGTGAAACGACCCAGATTCATACACATATGTGTTATTGTGAATTTAACGATTTTATTGATGTAATAGAATCATTGGATGCGGATGTGATTTCAATTGAAACGTCACGAAGTCACGGTGAGCTGATAAAAGTATTAAAAGAAACACCATATGGACTTGGAATTGGCTTAGGTGTATATGATATTCATAGCCCGCGTATTCCAACTGTGGAAGAAATGGCAACCATTATAGAAAATAGTAAAAAAGTAATCGCAAAAGAACAATTTTGGATCAATCCCGATTGTGGCCTGAAAACTCGTACGGAACAAGAGACCATTGCATCATTGAAAAATATGGTGGCCGCAAAAGAGCGACTTAAACAGTTGAATTAG
- a CDS encoding VC0807 family protein, with the protein MANNSQSNKYFIFLELLFYAVLPYAIWKFGREPFGDYAAMLLSTVPGIIYTIYRFAKDRQFNVTGLFILSSMLIGTTVDLLAGSAEQMIWNNVYLGLFYTFIYGILFIIKKPFPLYVAIDFAYLQGYARKDSKTLFFQKGIFGWFQLIQVVFIIRGLVMAGITVFLLRKYGIDGYGDMLIYKRVASWVFSGIVMGMFFYINVIVQKYTNRMQEKQEEKLTEHDIVAE; encoded by the coding sequence ATGGCGAATAATTCACAGTCAAATAAATATTTTATCTTTTTGGAACTACTTTTCTATGCAGTCCTACCTTATGCGATATGGAAGTTTGGGCGGGAGCCATTTGGTGACTATGCCGCGATGCTGCTGTCCACCGTTCCCGGTATAATTTATACAATTTACCGCTTTGCAAAAGATCGGCAGTTTAATGTGACGGGCTTGTTTATTTTAAGCTCGATGCTTATAGGTACTACGGTTGATTTATTGGCAGGCTCAGCGGAGCAAATGATTTGGAATAATGTTTATTTAGGTCTTTTTTACACATTTATCTATGGAATATTATTTATCATTAAAAAGCCTTTTCCTTTGTATGTTGCAATTGATTTTGCCTACTTGCAAGGCTATGCAAGAAAGGACAGCAAAACATTATTTTTCCAAAAAGGAATTTTCGGATGGTTTCAGCTGATTCAGGTTGTGTTCATAATTCGAGGGCTCGTTATGGCAGGAATTACGGTCTTTCTGTTGCGGAAATACGGGATTGACGGCTATGGTGATATGCTAATTTATAAACGAGTGGCAAGTTGGGTATTTTCAGGAATTGTCATGGGGATGTTCTTTTATATTAATGTAATTGTGCAAAAATACACGAATCGAATGCAGGAAAAGCAGGAAGAGAAGCTGACAGAACATGATATTGTTGCCGAGTAA
- a CDS encoding DUF2621 domain-containing protein has product MNIVGLDGWFLWFILFWVVVLVSLMGIGGFFMFRKFLKALPKQDGKSDLDWQNIYLDKTIHLWGEDEKQLLTELVSPVPELFRQVAKEKIAGKIGEIALNERASKIDLDLIIRGYIIASPKRDHKFLRKKLTEMKIDTTNYDHLFEA; this is encoded by the coding sequence GTGAACATTGTGGGCTTAGATGGCTGGTTTTTATGGTTTATTTTATTTTGGGTGGTAGTATTGGTTTCGCTTATGGGGATTGGCGGCTTTTTTATGTTCCGCAAGTTTTTGAAGGCTCTGCCGAAACAGGATGGTAAATCGGATCTAGATTGGCAAAACATATACTTAGATAAAACGATTCACCTTTGGGGTGAAGATGAAAAACAATTACTTACCGAGCTTGTCAGTCCTGTACCAGAGCTATTCCGCCAAGTTGCGAAAGAAAAGATCGCCGGTAAAATCGGTGAAATCGCATTGAATGAGCGTGCCTCTAAAATCGACCTGGACTTAATTATTCGCGGCTATATTATTGCTTCACCAAAACGCGACCATAAGTTTTTACGTAAAAAACTTACTGAAATGAAGATTGATACGACGAATTATGACCATTTATTTGAGGCATAG
- a CDS encoding cytochrome c biogenesis protein CcdC, which translates to MFDSIPSHYLLIGSTIMAVLMGSFVMFIRLRAQKKPVTTKKILIPPFAMSTGALMFIFEEFRVAPIQIVEAAALGLLFSSVLILTSKFEVRDGAIYMKQSKAFPFILVGLLVLRIILKLIFAETFDVGELAGMFFILAFSMILPWRIGMLIKYKKLEKSHIVA; encoded by the coding sequence ATGTTCGACAGTATACCTTCTCACTATTTATTAATTGGTTCGACGATTATGGCAGTTCTAATGGGATCTTTCGTAATGTTCATAAGACTGCGTGCACAAAAAAAGCCGGTAACCACGAAAAAAATACTTATCCCGCCTTTTGCAATGTCAACAGGTGCGCTGATGTTTATTTTTGAGGAGTTTCGTGTAGCGCCAATTCAAATAGTAGAAGCGGCCGCACTAGGCTTGTTATTTTCATCTGTATTAATCTTAACGTCGAAGTTCGAAGTGCGAGACGGCGCAATTTATATGAAGCAATCTAAAGCATTTCCATTCATATTAGTGGGATTATTAGTACTACGTATTATTTTAAAATTAATATTTGCCGAAACATTCGATGTCGGTGAACTTGCCGGTATGTTCTTTATCTTGGCGTTCTCGATGATTTTACCGTGGCGAATCGGTATGCTAATTAAATATAAGAAGCTTGAAAAATCGCATATTGTTGCATAA
- a CDS encoding serine protease codes for MKDFDTSNSLFILKEQQIDQFKQLEHYDYFFHLIRHDFAHFAFVKYSVSDILVYFYFDEEPVINSEHALIFLIRHFILNEVLISSKFKRLKKATVGSCTNALMASVMTVNLFLDYFREVFKTIPKEQYDLYMKFENSSKQLFHDRFYKYEHYPKKLVQIETTIIKSLRDFLAANDTKYDEAQQKVIRFMDQFSIIKRELYEPLSLKK; via the coding sequence ATGAAAGATTTTGATACATCGAATTCATTATTTATACTAAAAGAACAGCAGATTGACCAATTTAAACAGCTCGAACATTATGACTACTTTTTCCATTTAATCCGCCATGACTTTGCACATTTTGCTTTTGTAAAATACAGTGTAAGCGATATTTTGGTTTACTTTTATTTCGATGAAGAGCCGGTCATCAATTCGGAGCATGCGCTCATTTTTCTAATTCGCCATTTTATATTGAATGAAGTATTAATCAGCTCAAAATTTAAACGTTTGAAAAAAGCAACGGTTGGGTCGTGTACGAATGCTTTAATGGCCTCTGTAATGACCGTCAATCTGTTTTTGGACTATTTCCGGGAAGTATTTAAAACAATACCAAAAGAACAATATGATCTCTATATGAAATTTGAAAACAGTTCGAAGCAATTATTTCATGACCGCTTCTATAAATACGAACATTACCCTAAAAAACTTGTTCAAATCGAAACAACAATTATAAAAAGTTTACGTGATTTCCTGGCAGCCAACGATACAAAGTATGACGAGGCTCAACAAAAAGTCATTCGTTTTATGGATCAATTTTCAATTATTAAACGTGAACTGTACGAACCGTTATCTTTGAAAAAGTAG
- a CDS encoding SCO family protein — translation MKTKKIVFALMLLAATVLTACSNYQFKPTTNFEISGFTMTDHRNDEVTLESLKGEPWLAMFIFTSCTTICSPMTMNMTRVQDHLEKKGLEDYKIVAFSVDPDYDTPERLTEYLSRHKPVDESKWHMLTGYDQKFIEQFGRNSFKTPVQAIEGNSQVIHADTFFLVDEKGIAVKNYSGYGTGEDGVPYETIASDMEALIDERLN, via the coding sequence ATGAAAACGAAAAAAATAGTATTCGCACTTATGCTCTTGGCAGCAACCGTTCTCACAGCTTGCAGTAATTATCAGTTTAAACCGACGACAAACTTTGAAATTAGCGGGTTTACGATGACCGATCACCGGAATGATGAGGTGACACTGGAAAGTCTAAAAGGGGAACCATGGCTGGCGATGTTCATCTTTACAAGCTGTACAACGATTTGCTCGCCTATGACGATGAATATGACCCGGGTGCAGGACCACCTTGAAAAAAAAGGTCTGGAAGATTATAAAATTGTCGCGTTTTCAGTTGATCCTGACTATGATACACCGGAGCGTCTGACAGAATATTTATCGCGTCATAAACCGGTAGACGAATCAAAATGGCATATGCTGACAGGATATGATCAAAAATTTATCGAGCAGTTTGGCAGAAACTCATTTAAAACTCCTGTCCAGGCAATTGAAGGGAATTCACAAGTTATCCACGCCGATACATTTTTCCTCGTGGATGAAAAAGGAATTGCCGTAAAAAACTATTCAGGTTATGGTACTGGAGAAGATGGTGTTCCATATGAAACGATTGCGAGTGATATGGAAGCACTCATTGATGAACGTTTAAATTAA
- a CDS encoding DUF1659 domain-containing protein: MNEFGFLTATLTVYFQTGLDEFNEPIIKSSTFRNLERNATAQQLYTVATTIVGLTDYDFIESVKTQKDIITD, from the coding sequence ATGAACGAATTCGGATTTTTAACTGCAACGTTAACAGTATACTTTCAGACAGGCCTTGATGAATTTAACGAGCCGATTATTAAAAGTTCCACATTCCGTAACCTGGAAAGAAATGCAACTGCACAACAGCTCTACACAGTTGCTACAACAATCGTCGGCTTAACAGATTACGATTTTATCGAATCTGTGAAAACGCAAAAAGATATTATTACAGACTAA
- the ribE gene encoding 6,7-dimethyl-8-ribityllumazine synthase: protein MGKTFEAQLVGTDLKIGIVVGRFNEFINDKLLSGAIDGLKRHGVDEANIDTAWVPGAFEVPFVAKKMAETYNYDAVIGLGTVIRGSTTHYDYVCNEAAKGIAKAGLDTGVPVIFGIVTTENIEQAIERAGTKAGNKGYDSAMSAIEMANLNKMFK from the coding sequence ATGGGAAAAACATTTGAAGCACAATTAGTCGGAACAGATTTGAAAATCGGAATTGTCGTTGGACGATTCAATGAATTTATAAATGATAAATTATTAAGCGGAGCAATTGATGGCCTGAAGAGACATGGTGTTGACGAAGCAAATATTGATACAGCATGGGTACCAGGTGCATTTGAAGTACCGTTTGTAGCAAAAAAAATGGCTGAAACGTATAACTATGATGCCGTTATCGGTTTAGGTACAGTCATTCGCGGGTCTACAACACATTATGATTATGTATGTAACGAAGCAGCTAAAGGCATTGCAAAAGCGGGCTTGGATACAGGCGTTCCGGTAATTTTCGGCATTGTCACAACTGAAAATATCGAACAGGCAATCGAACGTGCTGGTACGAAAGCAGGCAATAAAGGCTATGACAGCGCAATGTCTGCCATTGAAATGGCAAACTTGAATAAAATGTTTAAATAA
- the ribE gene encoding riboflavin synthase, whose protein sequence is MFTGIIEELGTVDTISQSTQAMELAICASKILEDVQLGDSIAVNGVCLTVKQFSSSVFLADVMPETVKATSLQQLAAGMPVNLERAMSANGRFGGHIVSGHVDGIATIQRKRPVANAVYIDLAMEKHLIAECIKKGSITVDGTSLTIFDVTDTFITISLIPHTYEQTVLGFKKPGDVVNIETDLIGKYVKKHLQNQTGSTLTMDFLQRTGF, encoded by the coding sequence ATGTTTACAGGAATCATTGAAGAACTGGGAACGGTTGATACAATCAGCCAGTCCACACAAGCGATGGAACTAGCCATTTGCGCAAGCAAAATTTTAGAGGATGTTCAACTCGGGGACAGCATTGCCGTTAACGGTGTCTGTCTGACAGTGAAACAATTCTCGTCATCCGTATTTTTGGCGGACGTCATGCCAGAAACGGTCAAAGCAACAAGCCTCCAGCAATTAGCAGCAGGAATGCCTGTCAATCTGGAACGGGCGATGTCGGCGAATGGTCGTTTTGGCGGGCATATTGTTTCAGGCCATGTTGATGGGATTGCGACAATACAACGTAAAAGACCTGTTGCCAATGCCGTTTATATTGACCTGGCAATGGAAAAGCATTTGATTGCAGAATGCATTAAGAAAGGCTCAATTACAGTAGACGGCACGAGTTTAACAATTTTTGACGTGACGGATACATTCATTACCATTTCCTTAATCCCTCATACATATGAGCAGACCGTATTAGGCTTTAAAAAGCCGGGAGATGTTGTGAACATTGAAACAGATCTGATCGGAAAATATGTAAAAAAACATTTGCAAAATCAAACGGGAAGTACGCTAACAATGGACTTTTTGCAACGTACTGGATTTTAA
- a CDS encoding transcription initiation factor TFIIIB: protein MTSIVKVNECPKCGGTELGRGKHSGYSVMSPVNKLSLGCNIEYIICTDCGFIIEGYVVKPEKFKGTF, encoded by the coding sequence ATGACATCGATCGTCAAAGTAAATGAATGCCCTAAATGTGGCGGTACGGAGTTAGGAAGAGGAAAACATAGCGGGTACAGTGTGATGTCACCTGTTAATAAATTAAGTTTAGGATGCAATATTGAATATATTATTTGTACGGATTGCGGTTTTATTATCGAGGGCTATGTTGTAAAGCCTGAGAAATTTAAAGGGACTTTTTAA
- a CDS encoding DUF2922 domain-containing protein, which produces MAQVLQLTFANIAGNTMTININDPKPNLTEAEVNAAMQTIIDQAVFSKDGFLFNVKKSARIVERNVTAIELNS; this is translated from the coding sequence ATGGCACAAGTTCTACAATTAACATTTGCCAATATTGCAGGAAATACGATGACGATCAATATTAATGATCCGAAGCCGAATCTTACGGAGGCTGAAGTGAACGCTGCGATGCAGACGATTATTGATCAGGCGGTATTTTCGAAGGATGGATTTTTATTCAATGTGAAAAAATCAGCGCGCATCGTTGAACGTAATGTTACAGCGATCGAACTGAACAGCTAA
- a CDS encoding cytochrome c biogenesis protein CcdA — translation MNTDLNVLLAFGAGFLSFISPCTLPLYPAFLSYITGMTLDELKAEKGMMQKRAILHTLFFLLGFSIIFIAIGFGTSLAKDFFFQYQDLLRQVGAILIVAFGLMIVGLLQIDFLMKDRKFQFKNRPSGYFGSVLIGLAFAAGWTPCTGPILAAIITLGGTNPDSAMLYMLAYYLGFAIPFFTLSFFISRMNWIRTHSQKIIVVGGYIMIAVGILLFFDGLTYIINLLLPIFDGFKGF, via the coding sequence ATGAATACAGATTTAAATGTCCTTTTAGCTTTTGGAGCCGGTTTTTTAAGTTTTATTTCACCATGTACGCTACCGCTCTATCCTGCATTTTTATCCTACATAACCGGTATGACACTCGATGAGCTGAAAGCCGAAAAGGGAATGATGCAAAAACGCGCAATTTTACATACTTTATTTTTCCTGCTTGGATTTTCGATCATATTTATCGCAATCGGATTTGGAACCTCGTTAGCGAAAGATTTCTTCTTCCAGTACCAGGATTTACTGCGTCAAGTTGGCGCAATTTTAATTGTTGCATTCGGTCTAATGATTGTCGGCCTTCTGCAGATTGACTTTTTAATGAAAGACCGCAAGTTTCAGTTCAAAAATCGACCATCCGGTTATTTCGGTTCAGTGCTGATTGGCCTTGCCTTCGCAGCGGGATGGACACCTTGTACAGGTCCGATATTGGCAGCGATTATTACGCTTGGCGGAACGAATCCCGATTCGGCAATGTTGTATATGCTTGCATATTACTTAGGTTTTGCTATCCCGTTCTTTACATTATCATTCTTCATTTCTCGAATGAATTGGATTCGCACGCACAGCCAAAAAATTATAGTCGTTGGCGGCTATATTATGATCGCGGTCGGTATTTTATTATTCTTTGACGGATTGACTTACATTATTAATCTTCTCTTGCCGATTTTCGATGGTTTTAAAGGATTCTAA
- a CDS encoding YvrJ family protein: MEQWIAILQEVTFPIFISFYLLYRIETKLEAIHTALVSLHHPADRA, encoded by the coding sequence ATGGAGCAGTGGATAGCGATTCTTCAGGAAGTAACATTTCCGATCTTTATATCATTTTATTTACTGTATCGGATAGAAACAAAGCTTGAAGCGATTCATACCGCACTTGTATCATTACATCATCCTGCAGACAGAGCTTAA
- a CDS encoding dehydrogenase, producing the protein MGKQLKSLQLDHYRSQTFTSIDVQYEAYIALFKSLIEEGNTENINAFLRFDSEPFILANRNTKILQMLLDIEQYFKENLKGCLASLYLVIGHCYYFSIDFEQAKKYYRLASSLALEDENYSLLSLAMNNYYATQMDELPKDIFWEISKIPAVFLKMGNPDDEKFMLVRFITHIELSLQMGKMDYAKKLFDDYFEEYPFEKFSRIDLHVRVLRGKFLFKNGRYECAIEVLHEVLLLCMKANSHKDLVQECYKYITQAYKLINEETLLKKMEQYQARFYRKIETDKRYMEKYIKTSTTNEFELDKSFISPLQQFQLAGTYLLNSTNDTGYTLVLVDCKVVENKKEKLNDIIHLINDEMMSEMKEVIITSTRVDESTIGYIIQLSEKCTDTLCAKVFYKIREHYPKNDSVLEAIYFASVNNKENNLPSYQKCLDLAYAYIYYEIYK; encoded by the coding sequence ATGGGGAAGCAACTAAAGTCATTACAGCTTGACCATTATCGTTCACAAACATTTACATCAATCGATGTACAGTATGAAGCCTATATAGCATTGTTCAAATCATTAATTGAAGAGGGAAATACCGAAAACATAAATGCTTTCCTTCGTTTTGATAGTGAACCTTTTATTTTAGCGAATAGAAATACGAAAATTTTGCAAATGCTATTGGACATTGAACAATATTTCAAAGAAAATTTAAAAGGTTGTTTGGCAAGTCTCTATTTGGTAATAGGACATTGTTATTATTTCAGTATTGATTTTGAGCAGGCAAAGAAATACTACCGGCTTGCGAGCAGTTTGGCATTGGAAGATGAAAATTATTCATTGCTGTCACTCGCGATGAATAACTATTACGCAACACAAATGGATGAATTACCTAAAGATATTTTTTGGGAAATCAGCAAGATACCCGCAGTTTTTTTGAAGATGGGAAACCCTGATGATGAAAAGTTCATGCTGGTCCGTTTTATCACACATATTGAATTGTCTCTGCAAATGGGGAAAATGGATTATGCGAAAAAATTATTCGATGATTATTTTGAAGAGTACCCGTTCGAAAAGTTTTCCCGTATCGATTTGCATGTCCGAGTTCTAAGAGGGAAATTTCTTTTTAAAAATGGCCGATATGAATGTGCAATAGAAGTATTGCATGAGGTGCTCCTGCTTTGTATGAAAGCTAATAGCCATAAGGATCTGGTGCAGGAATGCTATAAATATATTACCCAAGCTTATAAGCTCATAAACGAAGAAACGCTCCTAAAAAAGATGGAGCAGTACCAAGCGCGTTTTTACCGCAAAATTGAAACAGATAAGCGCTATATGGAAAAATATATTAAAACGTCAACAACCAACGAATTTGAATTGGACAAAAGTTTTATATCGCCATTACAGCAGTTTCAGCTCGCGGGTACATATTTATTAAACTCAACAAATGATACAGGGTATACGCTCGTATTAGTTGATTGTAAAGTGGTAGAAAACAAAAAAGAAAAATTAAATGATATTATTCATTTAATCAATGATGAAATGATGAGTGAGATGAAAGAGGTCATCATTACAAGCACCCGTGTTGATGAATCAACAATCGGCTATATTATTCAGCTATCGGAAAAATGTACAGATACGTTATGCGCAAAGGTATTTTATAAAATCCGGGAACATTACCCGAAAAACGACAGCGTACTGGAAGCCATCTATTTTGCATCGGTAAATAATAAAGAAAACAATTTACCGAGCTATCAAAAATGCCTCGATTTAGCATATGCATATATTTATTATGAAATTTACAAATAG